A window of the Hordeum vulgare subsp. vulgare chromosome 5H, MorexV3_pseudomolecules_assembly, whole genome shotgun sequence genome harbors these coding sequences:
- the LOC123452621 gene encoding probable inactive leucine-rich repeat receptor-like protein kinase At3g03770 isoform X1 — translation MAATGASRLLALVFLAVLLPGGAPLLQASQTWTLLKVQQLLGRPPVLRHWRRTTDFCAGAGTVAPSASVVCYGDTVTQLHVVGDAGGAPPLPLNFSLGALVTTLSRLPDLKVLTLSGLGLWGPLPGKLERLAGLEIVNMSRNYLYGPIPRGLSRLQGLQTLILDDNMIGGEVPGWIGTALPALAVLSLRNNSLAGAVPESLGRTPSLRSLVLASNNLSGNLPDMRGLASLQVLDVGGNSLGPAFPRLGRKVASVVLSRNKFTGGLPAAELTSFYLLEHLDVSQNRFVGPFPPALLSLPSLQYLSIAGNRFTGALSDKVPCGDNLRLVDLSSNLLMGSVPACLRPGGKPATVVLSSENCLDRGDGSQHPSPFCQNQALAVGIVPRHNEKKKVSRHAGFIAGIVMAVVVAVSLFGAMAFFAVRKMTMEGGKTRPSATLMEDHTSTSSAYPSKLFADARYISQTVKLGALGIPPYRSFSLVELEAATNNFANSCLLGQDSYGEMYLGKLSNGAAVTIRSLKVKRNQSSQSFNRHIETISRLRHRHLVSALGHCFEYDLDDSTVTQLYLVFEYVQNGNLRSRISQGTEGRKLTWGQRISAAIGVAKGIQFLHGGIIPGLFGNNLRISNILLDQNHVAKIGSYNIPILGEAAKPEGGAGSRHQTDSTMLSDKIDIFDFGVILLELVSGKPITSIYEVEIMKELLLWAMAEEDRARRRSFVDPAVSKSCSEESLRTVMEICLRCLAKEAVHRPSVEDVIWNLQFATQVQDDWEGEIRSGDGSPVSSSRTARSSRFSR, via the exons ATGGCGGCAACTGGTGCGAGCCGTCTGCTGGCGTTGGTCTTCTTGGCGGTGCTGCTCCCGGGGGGCGCGCCGCTGCTGCAGGCGTCCCAGACGTGGACTCTGCTCAAGGTGCAGCAGCTGCTGGGCCGGCCGCCGGTGCTCCGGCACTGGCGCCGCACCACCGACTTCTGCGCCGGCGCCGGCACCGTCGCCCCCTCCGCCTCCGTCGTCTGCTACGGGGACACCGTCACGCAGCTCCACGTCGTCGGGGACGCGGGCGGCGCGCCGCCGCTCCCGCTCAACTTTTCGCTTGGCGCACTGGTCACCACGCTGTCCAGGCTCCCCGACCTCAAGGTGCTCACGCTCTCCGGCCTCGGCCTCTGGGGCCCCTTGCCGGGGAAGCTGGAGCGGCTCGCCGGGCTGGAGATCGTCAACATGAGCCGCAACTACCTCTACGGGCCCATCCCGAGGGGCCTCTCGCGGCTGCAGGGCCTGCAGACGCTCATCCTCGACGACAACATGATCGGCGGCGAGGTGCCGGGCTGGATCGGCACCGCGCTGCCTGCTTTGGCCGTGCTCAGCCTGCGGAACAACTCGCTGGCCGGCGCCGTGCCGGAGTCGCTCGGGAGGACGCCGTCGCTGCGGTCGCTCGTGCTCGCCTCCAACAACCTCTCCGGGAACCTCCCTGACATGCGCGGCCTGGCGAGCCTCCAGGTGCTCGACGTCGGCGGCAACTCGCTCGGGCCGGCGTTCCCGCGGCTCGGGAGGAAGGTGGCATCGGTGGTGCTGAGCCGGAACAAGTTCACCGGGGGCCTGCCCGCCGCCGAGCTGACCTCCTTCTACCTGCTGGAGCATCTGGACGTGTCGCAGAACCGGTTCGTCGGGCCATTCCCGCCGGCGCTGCTGTCGCTGCCGTCGCTCCAGTACCTGAGCATCGCCGGGAACAGGTTCACCGGGGCGCTGTCCGACAAGGTGCCCTGCGGCGACAACCTCCGGCTGGTCGACCTGTCGTCGAACCTCCTGATGGGGAGCGTGCCAGCCTGCTTGAGGCCAGGCGGGAAGCCGGCGACGGTGGTGCTCTCGTCGGAGAACTGTCTGGACAGAGGCGACGGTTCGCAGCACCCGTCGCCGTTCTGTCAGAACCAGGCACTGGCCGTGGGGATAGTTCCTCGTCACAATGAAAAGAAGAAAGTTAGCCGGCACGCGGGCTTCATCGCCGGCATCGTGATGGCGGTCGTCGTCGCTGTCTCGCTCTTCGGCGCCATGGCCTTCTTCGCCGTCAGGAAGATGACCATGGAAGGGGGGAAGACGAGACCCTCGGCGACATTGATGGAGGACCATACTTCCACTTCGAGTGCCTACCCTTCCAAGCTGTTCGCCGATGCAC GTTACATATCACAGACAGTGAagctaggagcattggggatcccACCATATAGATCATTCTCTTTGGTCGAACTCGAGGCGGCGACGAACAACTTCGCAAACTCTTGCCTGCTCGGGCAAGATTCTTATGGCGAG ATGTATCTGGGGAAGCTAAGCAATGGTGCCGCAGTGACAATCAGGAGCCTCAAGGTGAAGAGGAACCAGAGCTCCCAAAGCTTCAACCGCCACATCGAAACGATATCTAGGCTCAGGCATCGGCACTTGGTCAGCGCTCTAGGGCACTGCTTTGAATACGATCTCGACGACTCCACCGTAACCCAACTCTACCTCGTGTTCGAGTACGTGCAAAATGGGAACCTGAGGAGCAGGATTTCGC AAGGAACTGAAGGGCGGAAGCTTACCTGGGGGCAGAGGATATCGGCCGCCATCGGTGTCGCCAAGGGCATCCAGTTCTTGCATGGAGGGATCATACCCGGTCTATTCGGGAACAATTTGAGGATCAGCAACATTCTTCTAGACCAGAACCATGTCGCCAAAATAGGCAGCTACAATATCCCAATCCTAGGAGAGGCTGCAAAACCTGAG GGAGGGGCTGGAAGCAGACACCAAACTGATAG CACGATGCTCAGCGACAAGATCGACATATTCGATTTCGGAGTGATCCTGCTCGAGCTTGTGTCTGGGAAGCCGATCACATCGATATATGAGGTGGAGATAATGAAAGAACTG CTGCTGTGGGCAATGGCGGAGGAGGACAGGGCCAGGAGGAGGAGCTTCGTGGACCCGGCGGTGAGCAAGAGCTGTTCAGAGGAGTCACTGAGGACCGTCATGGAGATCTGCCTGAGGTGCCTGGCAAAGGAGGCGGTGCACCGGCCGTCCGTCGAGGACGTGATCTGGAACCTCCAGTTCGCCACCCAGGTGCAGGACGACTGGGAGGGCGAGATCCGGAGCGGCGACGGGTCCCCGGTGTCGTCGTCCCGGACTGCCAGGTCCTCCAGATTCAGCAGATAG
- the LOC123452621 gene encoding probable inactive leucine-rich repeat receptor-like protein kinase At3g03770 isoform X2: MAATGASRLLALVFLAVLLPGGAPLLQASQTWTLLKVQQLLGRPPVLRHWRRTTDFCAGAGTVAPSASVVCYGDTVTQLHVVGDAGGAPPLPLNFSLGALVTTLSRLPDLKVLTLSGLGLWGPLPGKLERLAGLEIVNMSRNYLYGPIPRGLSRLQGLQTLILDDNMIGGEVPGWIGTALPALAVLSLRNNSLAGAVPESLGRTPSLRSLVLASNNLSGNLPDMRGLASLQVLDVGGNSLGPAFPRLGRKVASVVLSRNKFTGGLPAAELTSFYLLEHLDVSQNRFVGPFPPALLSLPSLQYLSIAGNRFTGALSDKVPCGDNLRLVDLSSNLLMGSVPACLRPGGKPATVVLSSENCLDRGDGSQHPSPFCQNQALAVGIVPRHNEKKKVSRHAGFIAGIVMAVVVAVSLFGAMAFFAVRKMTMEGGKTRPSATLMEDHTSTSSAYPSKLFADARYISQTVKLGALGIPPYRSFSLVELEAATNNFANSCLLGQDSYGEMYLGKLSNGAAVTIRSLKVKRNQSSQSFNRHIETISRLRHRHLVSALGHCFEYDLDDSTVTQLYLVFEYVQNGNLRSRISRTEGRKLTWGQRISAAIGVAKGIQFLHGGIIPGLFGNNLRISNILLDQNHVAKIGSYNIPILGEAAKPEGGAGSRHQTDSTMLSDKIDIFDFGVILLELVSGKPITSIYEVEIMKELLLWAMAEEDRARRRSFVDPAVSKSCSEESLRTVMEICLRCLAKEAVHRPSVEDVIWNLQFATQVQDDWEGEIRSGDGSPVSSSRTARSSRFSR, encoded by the exons ATGGCGGCAACTGGTGCGAGCCGTCTGCTGGCGTTGGTCTTCTTGGCGGTGCTGCTCCCGGGGGGCGCGCCGCTGCTGCAGGCGTCCCAGACGTGGACTCTGCTCAAGGTGCAGCAGCTGCTGGGCCGGCCGCCGGTGCTCCGGCACTGGCGCCGCACCACCGACTTCTGCGCCGGCGCCGGCACCGTCGCCCCCTCCGCCTCCGTCGTCTGCTACGGGGACACCGTCACGCAGCTCCACGTCGTCGGGGACGCGGGCGGCGCGCCGCCGCTCCCGCTCAACTTTTCGCTTGGCGCACTGGTCACCACGCTGTCCAGGCTCCCCGACCTCAAGGTGCTCACGCTCTCCGGCCTCGGCCTCTGGGGCCCCTTGCCGGGGAAGCTGGAGCGGCTCGCCGGGCTGGAGATCGTCAACATGAGCCGCAACTACCTCTACGGGCCCATCCCGAGGGGCCTCTCGCGGCTGCAGGGCCTGCAGACGCTCATCCTCGACGACAACATGATCGGCGGCGAGGTGCCGGGCTGGATCGGCACCGCGCTGCCTGCTTTGGCCGTGCTCAGCCTGCGGAACAACTCGCTGGCCGGCGCCGTGCCGGAGTCGCTCGGGAGGACGCCGTCGCTGCGGTCGCTCGTGCTCGCCTCCAACAACCTCTCCGGGAACCTCCCTGACATGCGCGGCCTGGCGAGCCTCCAGGTGCTCGACGTCGGCGGCAACTCGCTCGGGCCGGCGTTCCCGCGGCTCGGGAGGAAGGTGGCATCGGTGGTGCTGAGCCGGAACAAGTTCACCGGGGGCCTGCCCGCCGCCGAGCTGACCTCCTTCTACCTGCTGGAGCATCTGGACGTGTCGCAGAACCGGTTCGTCGGGCCATTCCCGCCGGCGCTGCTGTCGCTGCCGTCGCTCCAGTACCTGAGCATCGCCGGGAACAGGTTCACCGGGGCGCTGTCCGACAAGGTGCCCTGCGGCGACAACCTCCGGCTGGTCGACCTGTCGTCGAACCTCCTGATGGGGAGCGTGCCAGCCTGCTTGAGGCCAGGCGGGAAGCCGGCGACGGTGGTGCTCTCGTCGGAGAACTGTCTGGACAGAGGCGACGGTTCGCAGCACCCGTCGCCGTTCTGTCAGAACCAGGCACTGGCCGTGGGGATAGTTCCTCGTCACAATGAAAAGAAGAAAGTTAGCCGGCACGCGGGCTTCATCGCCGGCATCGTGATGGCGGTCGTCGTCGCTGTCTCGCTCTTCGGCGCCATGGCCTTCTTCGCCGTCAGGAAGATGACCATGGAAGGGGGGAAGACGAGACCCTCGGCGACATTGATGGAGGACCATACTTCCACTTCGAGTGCCTACCCTTCCAAGCTGTTCGCCGATGCAC GTTACATATCACAGACAGTGAagctaggagcattggggatcccACCATATAGATCATTCTCTTTGGTCGAACTCGAGGCGGCGACGAACAACTTCGCAAACTCTTGCCTGCTCGGGCAAGATTCTTATGGCGAG ATGTATCTGGGGAAGCTAAGCAATGGTGCCGCAGTGACAATCAGGAGCCTCAAGGTGAAGAGGAACCAGAGCTCCCAAAGCTTCAACCGCCACATCGAAACGATATCTAGGCTCAGGCATCGGCACTTGGTCAGCGCTCTAGGGCACTGCTTTGAATACGATCTCGACGACTCCACCGTAACCCAACTCTACCTCGTGTTCGAGTACGTGCAAAATGGGAACCTGAGGAGCAGGATTTCGC GAACTGAAGGGCGGAAGCTTACCTGGGGGCAGAGGATATCGGCCGCCATCGGTGTCGCCAAGGGCATCCAGTTCTTGCATGGAGGGATCATACCCGGTCTATTCGGGAACAATTTGAGGATCAGCAACATTCTTCTAGACCAGAACCATGTCGCCAAAATAGGCAGCTACAATATCCCAATCCTAGGAGAGGCTGCAAAACCTGAG GGAGGGGCTGGAAGCAGACACCAAACTGATAG CACGATGCTCAGCGACAAGATCGACATATTCGATTTCGGAGTGATCCTGCTCGAGCTTGTGTCTGGGAAGCCGATCACATCGATATATGAGGTGGAGATAATGAAAGAACTG CTGCTGTGGGCAATGGCGGAGGAGGACAGGGCCAGGAGGAGGAGCTTCGTGGACCCGGCGGTGAGCAAGAGCTGTTCAGAGGAGTCACTGAGGACCGTCATGGAGATCTGCCTGAGGTGCCTGGCAAAGGAGGCGGTGCACCGGCCGTCCGTCGAGGACGTGATCTGGAACCTCCAGTTCGCCACCCAGGTGCAGGACGACTGGGAGGGCGAGATCCGGAGCGGCGACGGGTCCCCGGTGTCGTCGTCCCGGACTGCCAGGTCCTCCAGATTCAGCAGATAG
- the LOC123452622 gene encoding ubiquitin-conjugating enzyme E2 2 codes for MSTPARKRLMRDFKRLQQDPPAGISGAPHDNNITLWNAVIFGPDDTPWDGGTFKLTLQFTEDYPNKPPTVRFVSRMFHPNIYADGSICLDILQNQWSPIYDVAAILTSIQSLLCDPNPNSPANSEAARMYSENKREYNRKVREVVEQSWTAD; via the exons ATGTCGACGCCGGCGAGGAAGCGCCTGATGCGCGACTTCAAGCGCCTGCAGCAGGACCCGCCCGCCGGCATCAGCGGCGCGCCGCACGACAACAACATAACGCTCTGGAACGCCGTCATATTCGG GCCCGATGACACGCCGTGGGATGGAG GTACGTTCAAGCTGACCCTGCAATTCACAGAAGATTACCCCAACAAGCCACCAACTGTTCGGTTTGTCTCAAGGATGTTCCACCCAAACA TCTATGCAGATGGAAGCATCTGCTTGGATATCCTACAGAACCAGTGGAGCCCTATATATGATGTTGCAGCAATATTGACCTCTATCCAG TCCCTGCTGTGCGACCCGAATCCGAATTCTCCAGCCAACTCCGAAGCAGCCAGAATGTACAGCGAGAACAAGCGCGAGTACAACCGCAAGGTGCGTGAGGTCGTGGAGCAGAGCTGGACAGCGGACTAG